One genomic region from Sphingobacterium multivorum encodes:
- a CDS encoding isochorismatase family protein, which produces MALTTRINADDVAFLLIDHQSGLFQTVKDIEVPTLRSNVVALSQVAAIENIPVITTASEPKGPNGPLMPEIHENAPHAQYVGRTGEVNAWDTPAFVEAVKATGKKKLVIAGVLTSVCVAFPAISAISEGYEVFAVIDASGDMSPLSTQVTISRLQLAGVIPITTTAVISEILKSWKHTDAAKYAHALSLVMPNYQALIESYYKAQEVALESK; this is translated from the coding sequence ATGGCACTTACAACAAGAATCAACGCGGACGATGTAGCATTTTTATTGATCGATCACCAAAGTGGTCTATTCCAGACAGTAAAAGATATTGAAGTACCTACATTGAGAAGTAATGTAGTCGCTCTTTCACAGGTCGCCGCTATTGAAAACATTCCTGTTATTACAACTGCTTCAGAACCAAAGGGTCCGAATGGTCCATTGATGCCAGAAATCCACGAAAATGCCCCACATGCACAATATGTCGGACGTACTGGTGAAGTAAATGCATGGGACACTCCTGCATTTGTTGAAGCTGTTAAAGCTACTGGTAAGAAAAAATTGGTTATTGCAGGTGTATTAACAAGTGTTTGTGTGGCGTTTCCTGCCATTTCAGCAATTTCGGAAGGTTATGAAGTTTTTGCGGTCATTGATGCTTCAGGCGATATGAGTCCATTATCAACACAAGTAACAATTTCTCGATTACAGTTGGCAGGTGTTATTCCCATTACGACCACAGCTGTAATTAGCGAAATATTAAAAAGTTGGAAACATACCGACGCTGCGAAATATGCACATGCACTTTCCTTGGTGATGCCTAATTATCAAGCTTTAATAGAAAGCTATTATAAAGCACAGGAAGTCGCACTAGAAAGCAAATAA
- a CDS encoding DUF4377 domain-containing protein: protein MKRINQLLKGLLAVFTLFFFIQCSKNSAESNEKIMIVGPQLVDCEGVSPMKCMQVKAKESDNWEYFYGNIQGFNYESGYEYVIKVKVEEVKNPPADGSSQQYTLITQVSKTKK from the coding sequence ATGAAACGTATAAACCAATTACTCAAGGGGCTTCTTGCCGTCTTCACTTTATTCTTTTTTATCCAGTGTAGCAAAAATTCTGCTGAAAGCAATGAGAAAATAATGATTGTGGGACCGCAGTTGGTTGATTGCGAAGGTGTCAGCCCAATGAAGTGCATGCAGGTCAAGGCGAAAGAATCAGATAACTGGGAATATTTTTATGGGAATATCCAGGGATTTAACTATGAATCAGGATATGAATATGTGATCAAAGTAAAGGTAGAAGAGGTCAAAAACCCTCCTGCTGATGGTTCATCTCAGCAATATACACTGATAACTCAAGTGTCAAAAACAAAAAAGTAA
- a CDS encoding lmo0937 family membrane protein yields the protein MEDLLYLAGIGMVIMWAVTFLGGFITEDFIHILLVFAMIVFIFRAIKGFNNYEVHQSQQ from the coding sequence ATGGAAGATCTATTATATTTGGCAGGTATCGGTATGGTGATCATGTGGGCGGTCACTTTTTTAGGCGGATTCATAACTGAAGATTTTATTCATATACTTTTAGTTTTTGCGATGATAGTGTTTATATTTCGTGCAATTAAGGGTTTTAACAACTATGAAGTACACCAATCTCAACAATAA
- a CDS encoding GAF domain-containing sensor histidine kinase, whose amino-acid sequence MISPNQLNEHYAKGSDFDSCQKILEVLCSHTKMRYGLIRKKDGLKWGNWCVYDYQSRTIVNKNSETYVKIYQEIRRGFSPIYIADSEQCSVGRWALLLQEFGLKSYISYPIINNSDSIVGHLSFMNTEPVHFDRSKLEMLLPVCGDLIAIDFKSVIEYRSTRKKLEQEINYSKNRELVLASLAHDLNNPVSIVKVISQYLLENISDENHKNLLKKIEEASFRMKGMIDDILDFSSIRFENRRIRLIEQKCMDSLIRQILAEFELLHHRKLLANINLSAKIHCDQHKVGRVFANLIGNAIKHGNPNEDIKINAFIRNENFIFSVTNEVMNSESLDFTDLFEPFVRGTNSKGLGLGLFITREIVKMHKGKIVVDLKGSKITFKMIIPIDTL is encoded by the coding sequence ATGATAAGCCCAAATCAATTAAATGAACACTATGCTAAGGGGAGCGATTTCGATTCCTGTCAAAAAATTTTAGAGGTATTATGCAGCCACACGAAAATGAGATATGGCTTGATACGCAAGAAAGATGGCCTGAAATGGGGGAATTGGTGTGTTTACGATTATCAGTCTCGGACAATCGTCAATAAAAATAGCGAAACCTATGTTAAAATATATCAGGAGATCCGTAGGGGTTTTTCACCTATTTACATTGCCGATAGCGAACAATGTTCTGTCGGCCGATGGGCACTCCTTCTTCAGGAATTCGGTCTAAAAAGTTATATTTCTTACCCGATAATTAACAATAGTGATTCTATTGTAGGACACCTGAGTTTCATGAACACCGAACCTGTGCATTTTGACCGAAGTAAATTGGAAATGCTGCTCCCAGTCTGTGGTGATTTGATTGCAATAGACTTTAAATCTGTAATTGAATATAGAAGTACGAGAAAAAAATTAGAACAGGAGATTAATTACTCCAAAAACAGAGAACTCGTTTTAGCTTCCTTAGCTCATGATTTAAATAATCCAGTCAGCATCGTAAAGGTGATATCGCAGTATCTTTTGGAGAATATAAGTGACGAAAACCATAAAAATTTACTAAAGAAAATAGAAGAAGCCTCTTTCCGGATGAAAGGGATGATAGATGACATTTTGGATTTCAGCAGTATACGTTTTGAAAATAGACGAATAAGATTGATTGAGCAAAAGTGTATGGATTCACTGATAAGGCAAATCTTAGCAGAATTTGAGCTGTTGCATCATAGGAAATTATTAGCCAATATCAATCTTTCAGCTAAAATACATTGTGATCAGCACAAAGTGGGCCGAGTTTTCGCGAATTTGATTGGAAATGCAATAAAACATGGCAATCCCAATGAAGATATAAAGATAAATGCCTTTATTCGAAACGAAAATTTTATTTTTAGTGTCACAAATGAAGTCATGAATTCTGAATCTTTAGATTTTACAGATCTATTTGAGCCTTTTGTCAGAGGAACCAATAGCAAAGGACTTGGATTAGGATTGTTTATTACGCGTGAAATAGTGAAAATGCACAAGGGAAAGATAGTGGTAGATTTGAAGGGCAGTAAAATTACTTTTAAAATGATCATTCCCATTGATACTTTATAA
- the surE gene encoding 5'/3'-nucleotidase SurE, which yields MNILITNDDGIYSPGIAALANAAKEFGTVKIVAPDVEQSSMGHAITHSRPLSYRRAPITFEDIEAFRVNGTPADCVALGLHMFPDTQVVISGINMGPNLGNSMWHSGTLAAAKQATLLGITGIALSTPVGKTEPDFEGLYLWTIDVLKILLKNKGPALYNVNFPANPEGLSWTRQSVRLYDGRVVPGEDPMGRKNYWITVVPLEPAEKGTDRWAVEHNLVSITPLRLDLTAHDELAVRVTSE from the coding sequence ATGAATATACTTATTACCAATGATGATGGCATTTATTCACCGGGGATTGCGGCACTGGCAAATGCGGCAAAAGAGTTTGGGACGGTAAAGATTGTTGCGCCCGATGTGGAGCAATCTTCTATGGGACATGCTATTACGCATTCCCGGCCCCTAAGCTACCGACGTGCACCGATTACTTTTGAGGATATTGAAGCGTTTAGGGTAAATGGCACTCCAGCAGACTGTGTGGCGTTGGGTCTACATATGTTTCCCGATACGCAGGTTGTAATTTCGGGTATTAACATGGGACCAAATTTAGGCAATTCCATGTGGCATTCCGGAACTTTGGCTGCGGCAAAGCAGGCGACACTGCTCGGTATTACCGGTATAGCATTGAGCACACCTGTCGGAAAGACCGAGCCAGACTTTGAAGGATTGTATCTGTGGACAATCGATGTGCTCAAGATTTTACTGAAAAATAAAGGCCCTGCCCTCTATAATGTGAATTTTCCAGCCAATCCGGAGGGGCTTTCCTGGACAAGACAATCAGTACGTTTATATGATGGCCGTGTGGTGCCCGGTGAGGATCCCATGGGAAGGAAAAATTATTGGATCACCGTGGTGCCGTTAGAACCTGCAGAAAAGGGCACGGACCGTTGGGCAGTAGAACACAATTTGGTCTCTATTACGCCTTTACGTCTTGATCTTACTGCACATGATGAACTTGCTGTTAGAGTAACCAGTGAATAG
- a CDS encoding diacylglycerol/lipid kinase family protein — protein MKEHGKNIRLVHNPAAGDDSNGDKDELCQLIEDLGHNCIVVTKKDAVKKIDPQTDIIALAGGDGTIRMVIMALLEKKLRFKRPIAILPQGTANNIAISLGIPLNIEKAIDLWKNCQLKKFDVGMVMELERKPLYFIESIGFGVFPLLMKKMDKKNTEELSAEDEIKTALRQLRKLVETFRATTLRLTVAGNNYEKDCILVEIMNISSMGPRLVLAADADPGDGQFDIIIVTADQRQELISYIDGLLNGTNVEFKIKPIRASRLAMEWEGNEIHIDDEHKSYFGQQLKLTSLEGIVEIVTGNK, from the coding sequence ATGAAAGAACATGGCAAAAACATAAGGTTAGTACATAATCCTGCTGCTGGGGATGACTCAAACGGAGACAAAGATGAACTATGCCAATTGATTGAAGATCTTGGCCACAATTGCATTGTAGTAACCAAAAAAGATGCTGTCAAAAAAATCGATCCGCAGACAGACATCATTGCCCTTGCTGGCGGTGATGGGACTATAAGAATGGTAATTATGGCGCTATTGGAAAAAAAACTACGATTTAAAAGGCCAATCGCCATACTCCCACAAGGCACTGCAAACAATATTGCTATTTCTCTTGGTATTCCTTTGAACATTGAAAAAGCTATCGATCTCTGGAAAAATTGCCAACTTAAAAAATTCGATGTAGGAATGGTTATGGAGCTAGAAAGAAAGCCGTTGTATTTTATTGAATCCATTGGCTTTGGTGTATTTCCTTTACTGATGAAGAAAATGGATAAAAAAAATACAGAAGAGCTGAGCGCAGAAGATGAAATCAAAACCGCACTAAGACAGCTTCGCAAACTGGTAGAAACATTCCGAGCTACCACACTAAGACTCACAGTGGCTGGAAATAACTATGAAAAAGATTGCATACTTGTTGAGATCATGAATATATCAAGTATGGGACCGCGGCTAGTTCTTGCTGCTGACGCTGACCCTGGAGATGGACAATTTGATATCATCATTGTCACTGCCGATCAACGCCAGGAACTTATTAGCTATATCGATGGACTATTGAATGGAACCAACGTCGAATTTAAAATAAAACCTATCCGGGCTAGTCGATTGGCGATGGAATGGGAAGGCAACGAAATACACATCGATGATGAGCACAAGAGTTACTTCGGCCAACAATTGAAGCTTACCTCGCTCGAAGGTATAGTTGAAATTGTCACTGGCAATAAATAA
- a CDS encoding VOC family protein: MSLILDYDNFFLPVENLKKAKEFYGNLLGLETKFDFSDKGMTAFKIGDNEPAIILSTVQHTKPTIWFTVADVKTTYERLKEKGIVFLSEPFEIMTGLAVEFNDPSGNKLGITDYSKSNKV; the protein is encoded by the coding sequence ATGAGCTTAATATTGGATTACGACAATTTCTTTCTACCCGTAGAAAATCTCAAGAAGGCAAAGGAATTTTATGGAAATCTACTTGGCCTAGAAACTAAATTCGATTTTTCGGATAAGGGAATGACGGCTTTCAAGATAGGTGACAATGAACCTGCAATCATTCTTAGTACAGTACAACATACCAAACCGACGATTTGGTTTACCGTTGCCGATGTCAAGACAACATATGAACGGCTTAAGGAAAAAGGGATCGTATTTTTAAGCGAGCCATTTGAGATCATGACAGGTTTAGCAGTTGAATTTAACGATCCATCCGGAAACAAACTTGGAATAACAGATTATTCCAAATCAAATAAGGTTTAA
- a CDS encoding 3-keto-disaccharide hydrolase — protein sequence MRRILYSIVATGLIFSGCAGMKSQGDNTGWKSLFDGKDINDWFVKIHHHDVGVNYGNTFRVEDGIIKVRYDQYDDFNDQFGHLYYKTPFSYYHLKFEYRFVGALHKGAPSYTLRNSGVMFHSQDPRTMLKEQDWPISVEMQLLGGLSDGQPRPTGNMCSPGTNVVYQGKIASSHCLNSTSKTYDGDQWVKGELIVLGDSLIKHIINGDTVLEYSKPQIGGGTANGYDPKMKIDGKLLSSGFIALQSEGQPVDFKNIWIKELPKPKK from the coding sequence ATGCGAAGAATCCTTTACTCCATAGTAGCTACCGGCCTTATTTTTTCAGGATGCGCAGGAATGAAAAGCCAGGGAGATAATACTGGCTGGAAATCATTATTTGACGGAAAAGACATCAATGATTGGTTTGTTAAAATTCATCATCATGATGTCGGTGTGAACTACGGAAATACGTTTAGAGTCGAAGATGGAATAATTAAGGTCAGATATGATCAGTATGATGATTTTAATGATCAATTTGGCCATTTATATTATAAAACACCCTTTTCTTATTATCATTTAAAGTTTGAATATCGATTTGTAGGCGCGCTCCATAAAGGTGCCCCCTCCTATACGCTTCGTAACAGCGGCGTGATGTTTCATTCGCAGGACCCCAGAACAATGTTGAAAGAACAGGACTGGCCTATTTCTGTCGAAATGCAACTTTTAGGAGGATTGAGCGATGGTCAACCCCGTCCTACAGGAAATATGTGTTCCCCTGGAACCAATGTGGTCTATCAGGGCAAAATAGCTTCCTCACATTGTTTAAATTCTACTTCGAAGACCTATGATGGTGATCAATGGGTTAAAGGGGAATTGATTGTATTGGGAGATTCGTTAATCAAACACATCATTAACGGAGATACCGTACTAGAATATTCAAAACCTCAGATTGGAGGTGGAACGGCCAATGGGTATGACCCCAAAATGAAGATCGATGGTAAGTTGCTCAGCAGTGGATTTATCGCTTTACAGAGTGAAGGTCAACCCGTAGATTTTAAGAATATATGGATTAAGGAGCTGCCTAAACCAAAGAAGTAA
- a CDS encoding Ca2+-dependent phosphoinositide-specific phospholipase C has protein sequence MMKLKQITLTAISLLIMGIGTSFGQQTELAELDQLKINQIQVLGTHNSYAKPVDPRLSAYADPIFSKMMEKMSTLFPPDKLNSFKEFHPNAMSMSEGLKYDHPPFDVQLDSGIRSLEMDVYYDPTGHRFDKPAGYELLNKMGVSDLAPYQKEDLEKPGFKMLHIADFDFRSHYATFRAGLTALREWSEKNPGHLPIFIMVEAKDKGIPIFPNSAEVLPFDDKAFDQLDAEVVAVLGREKLVTPDDVRGNYSTLREAIRSGHWPTVKSARGKFIFLLLPATAGMNLESAYVKDRPNLEKRIMFVQSEPNDSFASFILLDNALVRQEEIRRLVREGYIVRSRSDIETFEAKINDYSRANAAFSSGAQIISTDFFRPGNDYNTSYYVKLPNGKVARRNPVNSMKKKSKDMISTKR, from the coding sequence ATGATGAAATTGAAACAAATCACTTTAACCGCAATATCCCTGCTTATAATGGGTATTGGAACGAGCTTTGGTCAACAAACCGAACTGGCAGAGCTGGACCAACTAAAGATCAACCAGATTCAAGTCCTTGGGACACACAATAGCTACGCTAAACCCGTGGATCCTCGTCTTTCGGCTTATGCAGATCCTATTTTTTCAAAGATGATGGAAAAGATGTCAACGCTATTCCCTCCAGATAAACTTAATTCCTTTAAGGAGTTTCACCCTAATGCGATGTCCATGAGTGAAGGATTAAAGTACGACCATCCACCTTTCGATGTGCAACTTGATAGTGGAATCCGTAGTTTAGAAATGGATGTATATTATGACCCTACTGGACATCGCTTTGATAAACCTGCGGGCTATGAGCTACTCAATAAAATGGGGGTTTCGGATCTTGCTCCGTATCAAAAAGAGGATTTGGAAAAGCCTGGTTTCAAGATGCTTCATATTGCTGATTTTGATTTTCGATCACATTATGCGACATTCCGTGCTGGTCTTACAGCGCTACGGGAATGGTCTGAAAAGAATCCCGGACATCTCCCTATTTTTATTATGGTCGAGGCCAAAGACAAAGGGATTCCGATTTTTCCTAATAGTGCTGAAGTACTTCCATTTGATGATAAGGCTTTTGATCAGTTGGATGCTGAAGTTGTTGCGGTATTGGGAAGAGAAAAGCTTGTTACACCTGACGATGTACGTGGAAACTACAGCACTTTACGTGAGGCAATACGTTCTGGTCATTGGCCCACTGTTAAATCCGCTCGTGGTAAATTTATCTTCCTGCTGTTGCCGGCAACAGCAGGAATGAACCTTGAATCTGCGTATGTTAAAGATAGGCCTAATCTTGAGAAGCGTATCATGTTTGTCCAGTCGGAACCCAATGATAGTTTTGCTTCATTTATACTATTGGACAATGCTTTGGTTCGTCAGGAAGAAATTCGACGTTTGGTGAGGGAGGGGTATATCGTACGTAGTAGGTCTGATATTGAAACCTTTGAAGCAAAAATCAATGATTACAGTAGGGCTAATGCTGCTTTCAGCAGTGGAGCTCAGATCATTTCAACAGATTTTTTTCGACCTGGAAATGATTATAATACTTCTTACTATGTAAAGCTACCTAATGGTAAGGTGGCCCGTCGGAATCCGGTGAATAGCATGAAGAAAAAATCTAAGGATATGATATCTACAAAACGGTAG
- a CDS encoding TonB-dependent receptor: MKRTLLFLIVLMPFFIQAQQITGTVTSTIDEVLPGATVQVGTLAAQTNLDGKFTLILKEEGHIRLSIFYTGYQVFTLDTVVSQEGIHLGNIKLVPSNNSLGEVVVVGSSAGSQVKALNIKKGANAIMEVLAADAIGKLPDRNAAEAVQRIQGVSIERDQGEGRYVSVRGTPTQWSASLLNGNRLPSASLDYADRRIQMDIFPSEMIQYVQLSKAITPDMEGDAIGGSINFITKAAPLKRTLNINAASGYNGQSQRGSYNGSVLFGDRIAKGKLGYILSAVIWDRTAAQDRYNLNYDFGNRDKHQAFSITDLQLRDYIAHRRTVGFNGGLEYAFNEKHKIMVKGLYSEYLDAQRVRENYFYFNTKTATITTRTADYHTNLYSGELSGQSVFSEKLGLDWALSVDQSSFKFKDPDYYPMATFSQKVSYEGMATDGKKYLAMDSPDGVGDNIDRILPHLSPSSPISAEAMKLTQVVNIRSKNEESNKRAGVNLKYTPSNSLTVKFGGKFIHKDKKVENPYSIYVAGVSGPAPSLARLGTESYPYRGGFLTEIGSPYNNVLIDQISMESVKQLASPAGIADNKLYPFRVDSATNASGAANYYSGRENVYAIYGSAEYKLTEQFTLIAGLRNEYNKVTFSGNKVSTLADKSTHVEAINQDNSYNAFLPMVHVKINATKNDIIRLAFTRSFARPDFGNLNPGTVQDDINRVITRGNPNLKPTFASNFDLMVEHYFGGIGMVSAGAFYKKLSNLIYSNQSTQNINGIMFNVNEPDNLKNAWLAGFEAGISKRFTELPGIWKGFGIDANYTFTDSKATVPRFDNGKLMEDKSTIPKQAKHLFNISLIYENSKFMARIAGNYKGKYLDAIRQIAGPEHYRWYSSNFSVDFSSSYAINAKFRLFAELNNITGVPVRYYHGVYDRAEQAEWYSVRGQIGISAKLF, from the coding sequence ATGAAAAGGACGTTACTCTTTTTGATTGTGTTGATGCCTTTTTTTATACAGGCACAACAAATTACGGGAACTGTTACTTCAACTATTGATGAAGTATTGCCCGGAGCAACAGTACAAGTTGGAACGCTGGCGGCACAAACCAATTTAGATGGTAAATTTACATTGATTTTAAAAGAAGAGGGACATATTAGGCTTTCTATTTTCTACACGGGCTATCAGGTGTTCACACTTGATACAGTAGTTTCCCAAGAAGGGATCCATTTAGGGAATATTAAATTGGTGCCTTCCAATAATAGTCTCGGTGAAGTTGTTGTTGTTGGTTCTTCTGCGGGTTCTCAAGTCAAAGCATTGAACATCAAGAAAGGGGCAAATGCCATTATGGAAGTGTTGGCGGCAGATGCCATTGGTAAATTGCCCGATCGAAATGCCGCCGAAGCTGTACAACGTATTCAAGGGGTCTCCATTGAGCGGGATCAAGGAGAAGGACGCTATGTTTCCGTACGGGGTACACCAACCCAGTGGAGCGCTTCGTTGTTAAATGGAAATAGACTTCCTTCAGCTAGTCTTGATTATGCTGATAGGAGAATTCAGATGGATATTTTCCCATCGGAAATGATTCAATATGTACAATTGTCAAAAGCTATTACTCCCGATATGGAAGGAGATGCTATTGGTGGATCCATCAATTTTATTACCAAAGCGGCCCCTCTTAAACGTACACTCAACATCAATGCCGCTAGTGGATATAATGGGCAATCTCAACGAGGTTCATACAATGGTTCTGTCCTTTTTGGAGATCGTATTGCCAAAGGTAAATTAGGGTACATTCTTTCTGCAGTAATCTGGGACCGAACAGCTGCCCAAGATCGATACAATCTAAACTATGATTTTGGAAACAGGGATAAGCACCAAGCTTTTTCCATTACAGATCTTCAACTGCGCGATTATATTGCCCATAGGCGTACTGTTGGGTTTAATGGAGGGCTGGAATATGCCTTCAACGAGAAACACAAAATTATGGTCAAGGGCTTATATAGTGAATATCTAGATGCTCAGCGTGTGCGGGAAAACTATTTCTATTTTAATACTAAGACAGCAACGATTACAACAAGGACGGCAGATTATCATACCAATCTGTATTCCGGAGAGCTGAGCGGGCAGTCTGTTTTTTCAGAAAAATTGGGCTTGGACTGGGCACTTAGTGTCGATCAATCTTCATTTAAATTTAAGGATCCCGACTACTACCCGATGGCTACTTTCTCCCAGAAGGTGTCCTACGAAGGCATGGCTACAGATGGAAAGAAATACTTGGCGATGGATTCACCCGACGGAGTAGGGGACAATATTGATCGAATCCTGCCACATCTTTCACCTTCCTCTCCAATTAGTGCAGAGGCTATGAAGTTGACACAAGTCGTCAATATTAGAAGTAAAAACGAGGAGAGCAACAAACGTGCTGGTGTCAATTTAAAATATACACCGAGCAATTCATTGACCGTTAAATTTGGTGGCAAATTTATTCACAAAGACAAGAAGGTAGAGAATCCGTATAGTATTTATGTGGCCGGTGTCTCAGGACCTGCTCCGAGCTTAGCTCGTTTAGGGACTGAATCCTATCCGTATCGTGGCGGTTTTTTGACGGAAATAGGATCACCTTATAACAATGTACTCATTGACCAGATTTCCATGGAATCCGTAAAGCAGCTTGCTTCACCAGCAGGAATTGCAGATAACAAGTTGTACCCCTTCCGAGTCGATTCCGCTACAAATGCCTCCGGAGCGGCCAACTATTACAGCGGAAGGGAAAATGTCTACGCTATTTATGGCTCCGCGGAGTACAAACTGACTGAGCAGTTTACCCTTATTGCTGGTTTACGAAACGAATATAACAAAGTCACTTTTTCGGGTAACAAAGTATCAACGCTTGCCGATAAATCTACGCATGTTGAAGCTATCAATCAGGACAATAGCTACAATGCCTTTCTGCCTATGGTACATGTAAAGATCAATGCAACAAAAAACGATATTATTAGACTTGCATTCACACGAAGTTTTGCGCGCCCTGATTTTGGAAATCTCAATCCAGGTACGGTCCAGGATGATATCAATCGTGTGATCACACGCGGAAATCCTAATTTGAAACCCACTTTTGCCAGCAACTTTGATCTAATGGTCGAACATTATTTCGGTGGAATAGGCATGGTTTCAGCAGGCGCTTTTTATAAAAAGCTTTCTAACCTGATTTATTCCAATCAGTCTACGCAAAATATCAATGGTATCATGTTCAATGTCAATGAACCGGATAACCTCAAAAATGCGTGGCTCGCAGGCTTCGAAGCCGGCATATCAAAGAGGTTTACCGAATTGCCCGGAATATGGAAAGGATTTGGAATCGATGCGAATTATACGTTTACAGATTCAAAAGCTACAGTTCCGCGCTTCGACAATGGAAAATTAATGGAAGATAAGAGTACGATTCCTAAACAGGCCAAACATCTTTTCAACATTTCTCTAATCTATGAAAACAGCAAATTTATGGCTCGTATTGCCGGGAATTATAAGGGGAAATATCTTGATGCAATACGTCAAATCGCCGGACCAGAACATTACCGATGGTATTCGAGTAATTTTTCAGTAGACTTTTCTTCTTCTTACGCTATTAACGCCAAGTTTAGGCTATTTGCCGAGTTAAACAATATTACTGGTGTCCCGGTACGCTATTACCATGGTGTATACGATCGTGCTGAGCAGGCTGAATGGTATTCTGTCCGTGGTCAAATTGGTATCAGTGCAAAACTTTTTTAA
- a CDS encoding helix-turn-helix domain-containing protein, producing the protein MNYIIIVGATQALLALGVLLKNRKNNGQHDNILSYLLASIFLHLAISFALNVFWPHSKIHQQFNTFIALAYPGLLWCYVRYLGHRGKPIDVLLAMLPSIGASIGYFWIAAYVIKNAGELPPFIRKYNSTSGYAYTILYIAYPLKILAQIKSISVFWKLEKGMVRLAAFLLLLIGLAFLIITIWTQLFDVTPYFSFIHLWLRVVIYLILSIICISIIYVKISSFLYVHVYQLEEAKEQLSVNNEKEPIGVESKKQRSLPVEENEKNSSLDYAGILAKVEYLMSNHKVFLDPDLTLESLAAKADVSRHHLSETLNQYKEKSFYQYINEYRIKEVVMLMDKCRKKGESIHILSLAFQAGFHSKSSFNQYFKRVQGCTPSAYLKDAAHFNLLKA; encoded by the coding sequence GTGAATTATATTATTATTGTAGGGGCCACCCAGGCATTATTGGCATTGGGTGTTTTATTAAAGAATAGAAAAAATAATGGACAGCATGATAATATTCTTTCTTACTTATTAGCCTCCATATTTTTGCATTTGGCAATCAGTTTTGCTCTGAATGTTTTTTGGCCCCATTCAAAAATCCACCAACAGTTTAATACATTTATTGCTTTAGCTTATCCAGGGTTACTATGGTGTTATGTGCGCTATCTTGGACATCGCGGGAAACCCATTGATGTTCTCCTTGCTATGCTTCCGTCTATAGGTGCTTCAATCGGTTATTTTTGGATTGCTGCTTATGTAATTAAGAATGCTGGGGAGCTACCGCCATTTATAAGAAAATACAATTCGACTTCAGGTTATGCATATACGATATTATATATTGCTTACCCTTTAAAGATTTTGGCTCAGATAAAGTCGATATCGGTGTTCTGGAAATTGGAAAAAGGGATGGTTAGGTTGGCTGCATTTTTACTCTTACTAATAGGTCTTGCATTTCTTATCATCACGATCTGGACTCAGCTGTTTGATGTAACCCCTTATTTTTCTTTTATCCATTTGTGGCTTCGCGTCGTTATCTATTTGATATTGTCGATTATCTGTATCTCGATTATTTATGTAAAAATAAGCTCTTTCCTCTATGTCCATGTTTATCAGCTGGAGGAAGCCAAGGAACAGCTATCTGTCAATAATGAGAAAGAACCGATCGGTGTCGAAAGTAAAAAACAGCGCTCTTTACCTGTGGAGGAAAATGAAAAGAATAGCAGCTTGGACTATGCAGGTATTTTGGCTAAGGTAGAGTATTTGATGTCCAATCATAAAGTTTTTTTGGATCCCGATCTGACATTGGAAAGTCTAGCGGCAAAAGCGGATGTATCGCGCCATCACCTTTCAGAAACCTTAAATCAATACAAAGAAAAGTCTTTTTATCAGTATATCAATGAATATAGGATTAAGGAGGTGGTGATGCTGATGGATAAGTGCAGAAAGAAAGGCGAAAGTATTCATATTCTCTCGTTAGCATTTCAGGCCGGCTTCCATTCCAAATCTTCATTTAATCAATATTTTAAAAGAGTCCAGGGTTGCACCCCATCGGCCTATCTCAAGGACGCAGCGCATTTCAATCTACTCAAGGCCTAA